The following coding sequences lie in one Dehalococcoidia bacterium genomic window:
- the glp gene encoding gephyrin-like molybdotransferase Glp: MISVEEALEKVLNYIKVLDSIEAPILECLGQALSDDVYSSFDIPPRDNSAMDGYAVRSADVAEASSSNPVYLNVIGEARAGGTSNMKVSAHTAVRIMTGAFMPDGADTVVKFEDTDETQRTGQPLKQIGVMKSIEKGQNVRYAGEDVGTGQLVFKRGTILRPSEIGVLASLGIDRAKVTRRPTVAILATGDELVELGQPLSEGRIYNSNSYSAAAQVLRYGGIPRLLGIARDMTEDLEPKIIEALSADMLLTTGGVSMGDYDLVKEVLAAQGEISFWKVRMKPGKPLAFGTIKGVPHLGLPGNPVSSMITFELFARPAILKMMGKPVTQKPAVEAISESYIKNTDGRRVYTRAIVRKEGDRYYASTTGPQGSGILTSMSMANALAIVPEDVDAIKEGDIVKAIMLDWEE; this comes from the coding sequence ATGATCAGCGTCGAAGAAGCGTTAGAAAAAGTCTTGAACTATATCAAAGTTCTCGACAGCATTGAGGCTCCGATACTGGAATGCCTGGGGCAGGCGCTTTCCGACGACGTCTATTCCTCATTCGATATCCCTCCCCGCGACAACTCCGCTATGGACGGATACGCAGTGCGCTCAGCCGACGTGGCTGAAGCTTCGAGTTCCAATCCCGTTTACCTCAATGTCATCGGCGAGGCCAGGGCGGGCGGAACATCGAACATGAAGGTCAGCGCTCATACGGCTGTGCGCATCATGACCGGCGCCTTCATGCCGGACGGAGCCGATACCGTAGTGAAGTTCGAAGATACCGATGAGACGCAACGCACCGGACAACCGCTCAAGCAGATCGGCGTCATGAAGTCCATTGAGAAGGGCCAGAACGTTCGATACGCCGGCGAGGATGTCGGAACCGGACAGCTCGTATTTAAGCGCGGGACCATACTGCGCCCATCGGAGATCGGCGTTCTCGCATCTCTGGGTATCGATAGGGCGAAGGTAACACGACGGCCGACCGTGGCGATACTGGCCACCGGTGACGAACTGGTCGAACTGGGGCAACCGCTTTCGGAAGGGCGGATTTACAACAGCAACAGCTACAGCGCGGCGGCGCAGGTCCTGCGCTACGGCGGCATACCGCGCCTGCTGGGCATCGCCAGAGATATGACCGAGGACCTCGAACCTAAAATCATAGAGGCTCTATCAGCCGACATGCTGCTCACCACCGGCGGCGTCTCCATGGGCGATTACGACCTGGTTAAAGAAGTCCTCGCGGCGCAGGGCGAAATATCGTTCTGGAAGGTGCGCATGAAGCCGGGCAAGCCGCTGGCCTTCGGCACGATAAAGGGCGTACCGCACCTCGGCTTGCCGGGGAATCCGGTAAGCTCCATGATAACGTTCGAACTGTTCGCGCGTCCGGCAATACTTAAGATGATGGGCAAGCCCGTCACGCAGAAGCCGGCGGTGGAAGCTATATCAGAGAGCTACATCAAGAACACCGACGGCCGTCGCGTGTACACCAGGGCGATAGTGCGCAAAGAGGGCGACAGATATTACGCCAGCACTACAGGACCGCAGGGCTCCGGCATTCTCACATCGATGTCGATGGCCAACGCTCTGGCTATTGTCCCGGAGGATGTCGACGCTATTAAAGAGGGCGATATAGTAAAAGCTATAATGCTTGACTGGGAAGAATAG
- the mobB gene encoding molybdopterin-guanine dinucleotide biosynthesis protein B — translation MLPVVSIVGQGKSGKTTLIEKLIPEFKSRGYRVAAVKHTHQDLELDTPGKDSWRYAQAGSDAVFISTPKNLALIESLEQNASIKDIARLMGADFDLLIVEGFHDAHVPKIEVHRKETGKELRCKPEELRAIVTDENIDIELPQFKLDDASGIADFIEGKLVGKRKDETTLFINGEPVTLNRFAQDIVAGSILGMVSTLKGIGEVKRIEVAFRKKVG, via the coding sequence ATGTTACCAGTTGTTTCAATAGTAGGCCAGGGCAAATCCGGCAAGACGACCCTTATCGAAAAGCTCATACCGGAGTTCAAATCCCGCGGCTACCGCGTAGCCGCCGTCAAGCACACGCACCAGGATCTAGAGTTGGACACGCCGGGCAAGGACAGCTGGCGCTACGCGCAGGCCGGCAGCGACGCCGTCTTCATCAGCACACCTAAGAATCTGGCCCTCATAGAATCGCTGGAGCAAAACGCTTCGATAAAGGACATCGCGCGACTGATGGGCGCCGATTTCGATCTGCTTATCGTCGAGGGCTTCCACGATGCGCATGTGCCCAAGATAGAAGTACACCGCAAGGAGACAGGCAAAGAGCTGAGATGCAAACCGGAGGAACTGAGAGCGATAGTTACCGATGAAAATATCGATATCGAACTGCCGCAGTTCAAGCTGGACGACGCGTCCGGTATAGCCGACTTTATCGAGGGCAAACTCGTGGGCAAGCGCAAAGACGAGACGACATTATTTATTAACGGCGAGCCGGTAACGCTTAACCGCTTCGCACAGGATATAGTCGCCGGGTCGATACTGGGAATGGTCTCCACCCTCAAAGGCATCGGCGAGGTGAAGAGAATCGAGGTCGCCTTCAGGAAGAAGGTCGGCTAA
- a CDS encoding acylphosphatase gives MTNRSAFHAVVYGLVQGVNYRYFVQRNAESLEIVGYVRNLDDGNVEVAAEGDKEKLAQLLAKLREGPRSARVAGVDVEWGEYSGKYRGFDVVF, from the coding sequence ATGACGAATCGCTCCGCTTTTCACGCCGTGGTTTACGGCCTGGTTCAGGGTGTGAACTACCGCTATTTCGTTCAGCGCAACGCCGAGTCTCTCGAAATCGTCGGCTACGTAAGAAATCTCGACGACGGAAATGTCGAGGTCGCGGCGGAAGGTGATAAGGAGAAGCTGGCACAGCTCTTAGCCAAGCTGAGAGAGGGGCCGCGGTCGGCGCGCGTCGCGGGGGTGGATGTGGAGTGGGGGGAATACAGCGGGAAGTATCGCGGGTTCGATGTCGTTTTTTAG
- a CDS encoding acetate--CoA ligase family protein: MATNKIISTAKKEGRTALTEIEAKKLLTEAGISCTDIKLAKTAKEAVTEAKKMGYPVALKIVSPQILHKTDVGGVKLNLNNEGEVSKAFDEIVKSAKKHKPKAKIDGVSVQPMAKPGIEVIIGMSKDQQFGPVLMFGLGGILVEVLKDVSFRIVPLTKRDAREMIKEIKGYPILQGYRGHEPANIEMLEDILLKVSEFVEKLPDIKELDINPIFAYKDGALALDARVILES, encoded by the coding sequence ATGGCCACGAACAAGATAATAAGTACTGCTAAGAAAGAAGGTCGGACCGCTCTCACGGAGATCGAAGCGAAAAAACTCCTCACCGAAGCCGGAATATCCTGCACGGATATAAAGCTGGCCAAGACCGCCAAAGAGGCAGTCACTGAGGCCAAAAAAATGGGGTACCCCGTGGCTCTTAAGATAGTCTCTCCACAGATATTACATAAAACGGACGTCGGCGGCGTGAAACTCAACCTTAATAACGAAGGGGAAGTAAGCAAAGCCTTCGACGAGATTGTCAAATCCGCCAAGAAGCACAAGCCTAAGGCCAAGATAGACGGCGTCTCGGTTCAGCCAATGGCGAAGCCGGGCATAGAGGTCATCATCGGAATGAGCAAGGATCAGCAGTTCGGTCCCGTCCTCATGTTCGGGCTGGGCGGCATACTGGTTGAAGTGCTCAAGGATGTGTCTTTTAGGATCGTTCCGCTGACGAAGCGCGACGCCAGGGAAATGATAAAGGAAATAAAGGGCTACCCCATCCTGCAGGGCTACCGCGGACATGAGCCCGCCAACATAGAGATGCTTGAGGATATCCTGCTCAAAGTCTCCGAATTTGTTGAGAAGCTGCCCGACATTAAGGAACTCGATATCAACCCCATATTCGCCTACAAAGACGGCGCGCTGGCCCTCGACGCCCGCGTTATCCTCGAATCCTGA
- a CDS encoding CoA-binding protein → MGDAIKRLDRAFNPRSVAVIGDKMALGYMWLKSMSHLQGRLYSVQIDEREFPGIASLGIKNYLKLSDIQDEIDYAVIAVPNTVTPRIIRDCIDKNVGAASLFTSGFAESGTEDGRRLQDSIAKIARDAGFNLIGPNCMGIYNPRLGVRHSIDQIYGRGGNVAFISQSGTHATFFSLVGPQNGIHISKSVSYGNAAVLDSTDYLEYFGNDIETDLIGIYIEGVNDGRRFFSILKDIARRKPVVIWKGGVSDEGGRATASHTSSMAGSPAIWDALIRQCGAIKADNLNEVIDAIKLLLHSKPVAGDRVGLAAMTGGQSVVITDAFTREGFKVPLLSEASYRKFDAFFQTLGASYRNPLDISLNFPHLDRIIKSLDVLSEDENIDTVVLEISVPFMKDLSWINTNLFDTMIKAVSDFKKRCAKSFITILVPAHAEQEALEVKKKLVAQDIPCFASFESGARALRKAADFYSDKSSS, encoded by the coding sequence TTGGGAGATGCCATAAAGCGACTCGACCGGGCGTTCAACCCCCGCTCGGTAGCGGTGATCGGCGACAAGATGGCTCTGGGCTATATGTGGCTCAAGTCCATGTCACACTTACAGGGCAGGCTGTACTCGGTACAGATCGATGAAAGGGAATTCCCCGGCATCGCTTCGCTAGGCATCAAGAACTACCTCAAACTAAGCGACATACAAGACGAAATCGACTACGCCGTAATCGCCGTGCCCAACACGGTAACGCCCAGGATTATCCGCGACTGCATCGACAAGAACGTCGGCGCGGCCTCGCTTTTCACCTCGGGCTTCGCCGAATCCGGCACCGAAGATGGGCGCAGGCTCCAGGATTCGATAGCGAAAATCGCACGCGACGCCGGCTTCAACCTGATAGGCCCGAACTGCATGGGCATATATAACCCGCGCCTCGGGGTAAGGCATTCCATCGATCAAATATACGGACGCGGCGGCAACGTGGCCTTCATATCCCAGAGCGGAACACACGCCACCTTCTTCTCCCTCGTCGGCCCGCAGAACGGCATACATATATCGAAATCTGTGAGCTACGGCAACGCCGCGGTGCTGGACTCCACCGACTACCTGGAATATTTCGGCAACGACATAGAAACTGACCTCATCGGCATATATATAGAAGGCGTGAACGACGGCAGGAGATTCTTCTCCATTTTGAAGGATATAGCCCGACGCAAGCCAGTGGTCATCTGGAAGGGTGGCGTCAGCGACGAGGGAGGCAGAGCTACAGCCTCGCACACGTCTTCCATGGCGGGTTCGCCGGCGATATGGGACGCACTCATCAGACAATGCGGCGCTATAAAAGCCGATAACCTTAACGAAGTAATCGACGCGATCAAGCTGCTGCTGCACTCCAAACCGGTCGCCGGAGACAGGGTAGGCCTGGCAGCGATGACGGGCGGCCAGTCAGTGGTAATCACCGATGCCTTCACCAGGGAAGGTTTTAAGGTTCCATTGCTCAGCGAAGCTTCATACAGGAAGTTCGACGCTTTCTTCCAGACGCTTGGCGCAAGCTACCGCAACCCGCTCGATATCAGCCTCAACTTCCCGCATCTCGACCGGATTATCAAGTCTCTCGATGTGCTCAGCGAGGACGAGAACATCGACACCGTCGTACTCGAGATATCCGTACCGTTTATGAAAGACCTGTCGTGGATAAATACGAACCTGTTCGACACTATGATCAAAGCGGTGTCGGATTTCAAGAAACGCTGCGCCAAGTCCTTTATCACGATACTGGTTCCGGCCCACGCCGAGCAGGAAGCGCTGGAGGTAAAAAAGAAGCTGGTAGCCCAGGATATCCCATGCTTCGCAAGCTTCGAGAGCGGGGCCAGAGCGCTGCGAAAAGCGGCCGATTTCTACAGCGACAAATCTTCGTCGTAG
- a CDS encoding OB-fold domain-containing protein: protein MVGITSFGAYVPIYRLNREILAQVWGGKGKGEKAVANADEDSLTLGVEAARDCLKGFDKSKVDALYFATTTAPYKEKQSASIIAAACDLREEIRTVDMTDSLRSGTVAIMMALDAVKAGSARTALVVVADTRLAPPDTLYESIFGDGAAAFLIGNDNVVVEIEGISSTTAPFVDFWRLEDDKIIRWWEERLCREMGYVPYMSNAIDAVFKTAKVEVKDISKAVISSPDKSMQGDIVKKFKFDPKAQVQDLMYDNIGHTGCAQVPMMLVAALQNAKAGDKILAANYADGADAMVFKVTDKISKMADRRGIKGYLKSRVALPNYGKYMHFRDLMEWEHDLFMERRMALAEVWRHRNFYFRFYGVKCGKCGHIIVPAPNTCIYCQADEKYFEEIPLADKRGSLVTFSLDIRSRAIDPPNVLAAVNFHGGGRFFSQMTDRDPDNLKVGMEMELTFRRIHDALHIHNYFWKCRPVRGE, encoded by the coding sequence ATGGTAGGAATAACGTCTTTCGGTGCATATGTCCCCATCTACCGTCTCAATAGAGAAATCCTGGCCCAGGTCTGGGGAGGAAAAGGTAAAGGGGAAAAAGCAGTCGCAAACGCCGATGAAGACAGCTTGACATTAGGCGTAGAGGCTGCAAGGGATTGCTTAAAGGGCTTCGACAAGAGCAAGGTCGACGCCCTTTATTTTGCCACGACAACGGCACCCTACAAAGAGAAGCAGTCCGCCAGCATAATAGCTGCGGCCTGCGATCTCAGGGAGGAAATCCGCACTGTCGATATGACCGATTCTTTGCGGTCAGGGACAGTCGCCATAATGATGGCATTAGATGCCGTCAAGGCCGGATCGGCAAGGACAGCCCTCGTGGTTGTAGCCGATACCAGGCTCGCTCCGCCGGACACGCTCTACGAATCTATCTTCGGAGACGGTGCGGCTGCGTTCCTTATCGGCAACGATAATGTGGTTGTCGAAATCGAGGGGATCAGCTCCACAACCGCCCCGTTCGTAGACTTCTGGAGGCTGGAGGACGACAAGATCATACGATGGTGGGAAGAACGTCTTTGCCGCGAGATGGGCTACGTTCCTTATATGAGCAACGCCATCGACGCAGTCTTTAAGACAGCAAAGGTTGAGGTAAAGGACATCTCCAAAGCGGTGATCTCATCGCCGGACAAATCAATGCAGGGAGATATAGTAAAGAAATTTAAATTCGACCCCAAGGCGCAGGTGCAGGACCTGATGTACGACAACATCGGCCACACCGGATGCGCGCAGGTGCCCATGATGCTCGTCGCGGCACTGCAGAACGCCAAGGCCGGGGATAAGATACTCGCCGCCAACTATGCCGACGGTGCCGATGCCATGGTATTCAAAGTAACTGACAAGATAAGCAAGATGGCCGACCGCAGGGGTATTAAAGGCTATTTAAAATCCAGGGTCGCGTTACCCAACTACGGTAAGTATATGCACTTCCGCGACCTCATGGAATGGGAACACGACCTGTTCATGGAACGCAGAATGGCTCTGGCCGAGGTTTGGCGCCATCGCAACTTCTACTTCCGCTTCTACGGAGTGAAGTGCGGCAAGTGCGGACACATCATCGTCCCGGCGCCCAACACCTGCATCTACTGCCAAGCCGACGAGAAGTACTTCGAAGAGATACCTCTGGCCGATAAGAGAGGCTCGCTGGTTACATTCAGTCTGGATATTCGATCGAGAGCCATTGATCCACCGAACGTGCTGGCCGCGGTCAATTTCCACGGAGGAGGCCGCTTCTTCAGCCAGATGACCGACCGTGACCCGGACAACCTTAAGGTCGGCATGGAAATGGAACTCACCTTCCGCAGAATTCACGACGCGCTTCATATCCACAACTACTTCTGGAAGTGCCGGCCGGTGAGAGGGGAGTAA
- a CDS encoding acetyl-CoA acetyltransferase — protein sequence MRESIKDKVSIIGTGCTKFAERWDADVEDLIKEAVDEALADAGVELKDIQAGWVGTGRGSQQVPMGPPSAIIATSSLQTQYIPFTRVENLCCAGQEAVRAAAFGIASKSYDLVLAIGVEKLKDTGYGGLGEMFPGPWQPVYGALGTPPGRYAMAATAYFSKYGLDPQEGKRLLAEISVKSHYYGKRNPKAHLQREITVEEAINAPMICWPLGLYDCCGVTDGASAAVLVPSSEAKAYRDDYVNIKAFSIACGPGWLKEDERYDFTYWKETQEGAKAAYAEAGIKDPRKELSLVELHDCFSIAELIACESMFLCEPGHFREEFTEKRAYYHDGEMPVDVSGGLKSFGHPIGASGAREIEECVKQLQGKVQEPSRQIKNFELGLAHNQGGHPGRFVPGICIVGRP from the coding sequence ATGAGAGAAAGCATTAAAGATAAAGTATCAATTATTGGAACGGGCTGCACCAAATTCGCAGAGCGCTGGGATGCCGATGTAGAAGACCTTATCAAAGAGGCCGTCGACGAGGCGCTGGCCGATGCCGGTGTAGAGCTCAAAGACATACAGGCGGGATGGGTCGGAACCGGACGCGGTTCGCAGCAGGTGCCCATGGGACCCCCAAGCGCCATAATTGCCACCTCATCGCTGCAGACGCAGTATATTCCGTTCACGCGCGTAGAGAACCTGTGCTGCGCCGGACAGGAGGCGGTCAGAGCCGCGGCATTCGGCATCGCATCTAAGAGTTACGACCTTGTGCTTGCTATCGGCGTTGAGAAGCTGAAGGACACCGGGTACGGCGGACTGGGAGAGATGTTCCCCGGCCCCTGGCAGCCGGTATATGGCGCTCTCGGCACGCCTCCGGGCAGGTACGCCATGGCGGCTACCGCCTACTTTTCCAAGTACGGTCTTGATCCTCAGGAGGGTAAGAGGCTGCTGGCGGAGATCTCGGTAAAGAGCCACTACTACGGAAAACGCAACCCTAAGGCTCACCTGCAACGTGAAATAACGGTAGAAGAAGCGATAAACGCCCCGATGATCTGCTGGCCGCTGGGACTTTACGACTGCTGCGGCGTGACCGACGGCGCGTCGGCTGCGGTGCTGGTGCCTTCCTCAGAGGCCAAGGCCTATCGCGACGACTACGTCAATATCAAGGCATTCTCCATAGCCTGCGGACCGGGCTGGCTTAAAGAGGATGAGAGATATGACTTCACCTACTGGAAGGAAACCCAGGAGGGAGCCAAGGCGGCTTATGCCGAGGCCGGGATCAAGGACCCGCGCAAGGAGCTGAGCCTGGTGGAGCTGCATGACTGCTTCTCCATCGCAGAGCTCATCGCCTGCGAGTCCATGTTCCTCTGCGAACCGGGCCACTTCAGAGAAGAGTTCACCGAGAAGCGCGCATACTACCACGACGGCGAGATGCCGGTGGACGTCAGTGGCGGGCTGAAATCATTCGGTCATCCCATCGGAGCCAGCGGAGCGCGTGAGATCGAAGAGTGCGTGAAACAGCTTCAGGGCAAGGTGCAGGAACCTTCACGTCAGATAAAGAACTTCGAGTTAGGTTTAGCACATAACCAGGGCGGACATCCGGGACGCTTCGTGCCGGGCATTTGCATAGTCGGCCGTCCATAG
- a CDS encoding acyclic terpene utilization AtuA family protein yields the protein MKKVRVGAGSSGWPDYKDGALDVAQNGDIDYIGFDHLAELTMAIMQNQYKKDPKRGYIPEVAPLMKKLLPIWKSKDKHFKMVSNGGGANPPECANQVLQIVKDLDLGGMKIGVITGDTIPLEKLDTLAKGGWKFKNLDTGEVGLDKVRDKLLAAYVYVGADKVIEAFDQGANLVIGGRLSDNSLFIGPFMHGLGWKFDDDHWDRIGSGVTVGHIIECSSWSAGTCSNLWEEIEYPKGNPGFPIVEMYENGDCYVTKTKTSGGMIKVLTAMEHLVYEVHDPHNYIMPDGISDITAINIAQVEKDKIKITRAGEAPRGKARPENLKLCVAYNDGFIAEEITVISGPKVFKMADKAHDFVMKRMDYLGLKPREVLWSLIGWDSLTGPASKPRPDLEHEPPELGIRIAIKCDTKEQARECRTELGHMCWASTGVGTGFTSPPDIRPIFALWPTLIPREEVPLKLDMVEVK from the coding sequence ATGAAGAAGGTTCGAGTAGGGGCGGGGTCATCGGGTTGGCCCGACTATAAGGACGGCGCCCTCGATGTAGCTCAGAATGGTGATATAGATTACATAGGCTTCGACCATCTGGCCGAGTTGACCATGGCCATTATGCAGAACCAGTACAAGAAGGATCCCAAGCGAGGCTATATACCTGAAGTTGCACCACTAATGAAAAAACTGCTGCCCATCTGGAAGTCCAAGGACAAGCATTTCAAGATGGTCTCAAACGGCGGCGGCGCCAACCCGCCGGAGTGCGCCAATCAGGTGCTGCAAATCGTCAAGGACCTTGACCTTGGCGGGATGAAGATCGGCGTCATCACCGGCGATACTATTCCTCTGGAGAAACTGGATACGCTTGCGAAGGGTGGCTGGAAGTTCAAGAACCTCGATACAGGAGAGGTCGGATTGGACAAGGTGCGCGATAAACTGCTCGCCGCCTACGTCTATGTAGGGGCGGACAAGGTTATCGAAGCCTTCGATCAGGGCGCGAACCTTGTCATAGGCGGACGCCTGTCGGACAACTCGCTGTTCATCGGTCCTTTCATGCACGGACTGGGATGGAAGTTCGACGACGATCACTGGGACAGGATCGGCTCCGGCGTCACCGTCGGACACATCATCGAGTGCTCAAGCTGGAGCGCGGGCACTTGCTCCAACCTATGGGAGGAGATAGAGTACCCCAAGGGCAACCCGGGATTCCCCATCGTCGAGATGTACGAGAACGGCGACTGCTACGTGACTAAGACAAAGACATCCGGCGGCATGATAAAGGTACTCACCGCGATGGAGCATCTTGTTTATGAGGTGCACGATCCCCACAACTACATCATGCCCGACGGCATATCGGATATTACCGCTATAAATATTGCACAAGTAGAGAAGGACAAGATCAAGATAACCCGGGCAGGAGAGGCTCCCCGCGGCAAAGCGCGGCCCGAGAACCTCAAGCTGTGCGTGGCCTATAACGACGGGTTCATCGCCGAGGAGATCACGGTCATCAGCGGGCCCAAAGTGTTCAAGATGGCGGACAAGGCGCATGACTTCGTAATGAAGCGCATGGATTACCTCGGATTGAAACCGAGAGAGGTACTATGGTCACTCATCGGCTGGGATTCACTCACCGGACCCGCCTCCAAGCCGCGCCCCGACCTGGAGCATGAGCCGCCCGAGCTGGGTATACGAATCGCCATCAAGTGCGACACCAAGGAACAGGCGCGCGAATGCCGCACCGAGCTGGGACATATGTGCTGGGCATCGACCGGAGTGGGCACAGGCTTCACCAGCCCGCCCGACATCCGCCCCATTTTCGCCCTATGGCCTACGCTTATACCCAGGGAAGAAGTGCCGCTGAAGCTGGACATGGTGGAGGTTAAATAA
- a CDS encoding enoyl-CoA hydratase-related protein, producing the protein MPLTGPDVLLVEKKGHITIITINRPERRNSMNLDLYDLLDKTWKEFSEDDNAFVAILTAANDPAIEAGKQAFCSGMDMKDQAERVAKDPAYDIVKLRPGVVDGTYGTPFGHNVTKPVIGAINGVATAGGFQFSMMCDLKVAADTARFGTGEVKVGRGTPWAVPLLWQMPLPIAFEILLTGNLIPAKRLYDVGWINRVVPLDQLMPTAMELAETLAENAPLSVRCAKEAMYKAMDVGRKAGIDAAKIIYEKVYSSEDAKEGPRAFAEKRKPVWKGR; encoded by the coding sequence ATGCCTTTAACAGGGCCGGACGTCCTTCTGGTTGAGAAGAAGGGCCACATAACGATAATTACGATCAATCGACCTGAGCGCAGGAACTCCATGAATCTTGACCTGTACGATTTGCTGGACAAGACATGGAAGGAATTCAGCGAGGACGATAACGCGTTCGTAGCCATACTGACCGCGGCCAACGATCCGGCCATCGAGGCGGGCAAGCAGGCCTTCTGCTCCGGCATGGATATGAAGGACCAAGCGGAGCGGGTGGCCAAGGACCCCGCTTACGACATAGTGAAGTTACGCCCGGGGGTTGTCGACGGAACGTACGGCACCCCCTTCGGGCACAACGTTACCAAGCCGGTCATCGGCGCGATTAACGGCGTGGCCACGGCCGGCGGCTTCCAGTTCAGCATGATGTGCGACCTTAAGGTGGCCGCCGATACGGCGCGCTTCGGCACGGGCGAGGTCAAGGTGGGTCGCGGCACACCGTGGGCGGTCCCGCTACTCTGGCAGATGCCGCTCCCTATCGCCTTTGAGATACTCCTCACCGGCAACCTGATACCGGCTAAGCGCCTGTACGACGTCGGCTGGATCAACCGCGTAGTGCCGCTGGACCAGCTGATGCCGACTGCGATGGAGCTGGCCGAGACGCTGGCGGAGAACGCCCCGCTCTCGGTGCGATGTGCCAAGGAAGCGATGTACAAAGCCATGGACGTCGGGCGCAAAGCCGGGATCGATGCGGCCAAGATAATTTACGAGAAGGTTTACAGCAGCGAGGATGCAAAAGAGGGGCCTCGCGCTTTCGCGGAGAAGAGAAAGCCGGTCTGGAAGGGCCGGTAG
- a CDS encoding acyl-CoA dehydrogenase family protein produces the protein MDFSFTEEQEMWRTMMMDFTEKEAGREYTRMCDQEKHYPQELWEAGNKEGFLGLLIPKEWGGMGSGAIMYAIFMECLAKYSYEMASLFSVPMFCAMNLVEHGTKEQQDQYLPPFVKGEQRFSVAITEPEAGSDASAVACQADDKGDHFVLNGQKQFSTAAHLPGNIVFMAVKTDKNAKPARNGISVLLVPNDAPGIEVKRLPLIVRRAIGTCSIFCGDAKIPKKNLVGELNGGWQVLVGHLELERLAGAAPNVGEAQCCLDDAINYAKERVQFGKPICKNQGISHMLADLQAQLDAVRLLTYRAAWMIDQKIPCRKEVSMAKMMAGEVFYAVTTASMQTFGGYSFLPESDIERHWRLSKMFCIGGGTTQIQRMIIARDLGM, from the coding sequence ATGGATTTTAGTTTCACAGAAGAACAAGAAATGTGGCGCACTATGATGATGGACTTCACCGAGAAGGAAGCCGGACGGGAATATACCCGCATGTGCGACCAGGAAAAGCACTACCCGCAAGAGCTGTGGGAGGCCGGTAACAAAGAGGGATTCCTCGGATTGCTCATTCCTAAAGAGTGGGGCGGCATGGGCTCCGGCGCCATTATGTACGCCATATTCATGGAGTGCCTGGCGAAATACAGCTACGAGATGGCATCGCTGTTCAGCGTCCCCATGTTCTGCGCCATGAACCTAGTGGAGCACGGCACAAAGGAGCAGCAGGATCAATACCTGCCGCCATTCGTCAAGGGCGAGCAGAGGTTTTCCGTAGCGATAACCGAGCCCGAGGCCGGCTCCGATGCCTCAGCCGTTGCATGTCAGGCTGATGATAAGGGCGACCACTTCGTACTCAATGGCCAAAAACAGTTCTCCACCGCGGCGCACCTGCCAGGCAACATCGTCTTCATGGCAGTGAAGACCGATAAGAACGCCAAGCCCGCCCGAAACGGCATCAGCGTGCTGCTGGTACCCAATGACGCCCCGGGCATAGAAGTAAAAAGATTGCCTCTAATCGTCAGGCGTGCTATCGGCACCTGCTCTATATTCTGCGGCGACGCCAAGATTCCTAAGAAGAATCTTGTTGGCGAGTTAAATGGAGGATGGCAAGTTCTCGTCGGCCACCTGGAGCTTGAGCGTCTTGCCGGCGCCGCGCCCAACGTAGGCGAGGCGCAGTGCTGTCTCGACGATGCCATCAACTACGCCAAGGAGCGTGTGCAGTTCGGCAAACCCATCTGCAAGAACCAGGGTATCAGCCATATGCTGGCCGATCTCCAGGCCCAGCTCGACGCCGTGCGCCTGCTCACCTACCGCGCGGCGTGGATGATAGACCAGAAGATACCATGCCGCAAAGAGGTTTCCATGGCCAAGATGATGGCCGGAGAGGTTTTCTATGCGGTGACAACGGCATCGATGCAGACCTTCGGCGGATACTCATTCCTTCCCGAGTCTGACATCGAGCGCCACTGGAGGCTGTCTAAGATGTTCTGCATCGGCGGCGGCACAACCCAGATCCAGCGCATGATCATCGCCCGCGACCTGGGCATGTAA
- a CDS encoding NifU family protein: protein MEEELRLLIDEIRPGLQADGGDIEFIGVNDGVVSVRLVGACGHCPLSAVTLKNGVERFIRRRLPEVKEVVSV, encoded by the coding sequence ATGGAAGAGGAACTAAGATTGCTGATAGATGAGATAAGGCCGGGATTACAGGCTGACGGCGGCGACATTGAATTCATAGGCGTAAATGACGGCGTCGTCTCCGTGAGGTTGGTTGGTGCTTGCGGTCATTGTCCACTGTCTGCGGTAACGCTCAAGAACGGCGTTGAAAGATTCATAAGAAGGAGACTGCCAGAGGTCAAAGAGGTAGTGTCAGTATAA